The following coding sequences are from one Candidatus Melainabacteria bacterium window:
- a CDS encoding PAS domain S-box protein: protein MRINLKLWHQGLILVGVPIALMLFYLSSLTILLIQAEQKTHEVDRSKTIISKADALLKDYYDAGSQLLFFKYTKSEGSRRRFEQHLEHSEENFRDLKELLKDDRDELASLELVQNSAEKGITLLKDFARRLKADENISAIEGTAIYKEFNKAGIDFTNKHHDFVAGETSKNAVTEAEQAQSINRIRWFLLSGAIAAVVVGALLVFFMRNTTSRMTKLMQNTILLASNQPLLATLEGDDEMGKLDQAFHAMADNLAEAMRKERAILDNAVDVICSIGSDGRFRAVNPASLTVWGYAADDLIGRHYADIIAREDVQKFRDTIAQIKEASGPIIIENLVVGPAEQRAHMLWSIRWNQSEQTLFCVAHDISDRKRLEQLKQEFLAVISHELRTPLTSLQATLTLISHGLYGKLNESGEKRVRSAESSASRLIMLINDLLDMEKLEAGKLSITYADVKITDVVENSIEAVRGFAEDHEVTLKATEISAVKVLADSDRLIQVLVNLLSNAIKFSPKGTAVEIKVAQSPEFTEVQVIDHGAGIPEGYEKKVFEKYEQVPASGQKTKVKGTGLGLPICRAIIEQHGGAIGVRPTDGGGSTFWFTIPRESA, encoded by the coding sequence ATGCGGATCAATTTAAAGCTTTGGCACCAGGGGCTGATCCTGGTTGGCGTGCCGATAGCGCTGATGCTTTTCTATTTGAGCTCATTGACAATTCTGCTCATACAAGCTGAACAGAAAACGCATGAAGTCGACCGCTCCAAAACAATCATCTCAAAAGCGGATGCCCTGCTGAAAGACTATTACGACGCCGGTTCGCAACTGCTTTTCTTTAAATACACAAAGAGCGAAGGCTCAAGGCGCCGATTTGAGCAACATCTAGAACATAGTGAGGAAAATTTCCGTGACTTGAAAGAACTGCTGAAAGACGATCGCGATGAACTGGCCTCTCTTGAACTGGTTCAAAACTCAGCAGAAAAAGGGATAACGCTTTTAAAAGATTTTGCACGGCGATTGAAGGCCGACGAAAATATCAGCGCTATCGAAGGAACGGCTATCTATAAGGAGTTCAACAAGGCGGGCATCGATTTTACAAATAAACATCACGATTTTGTTGCCGGCGAAACATCAAAAAATGCCGTTACTGAAGCAGAACAAGCCCAAAGCATCAACCGAATCAGGTGGTTTCTGCTCTCCGGTGCGATTGCTGCTGTCGTCGTAGGAGCACTACTGGTCTTCTTTATGCGCAATACAACAAGCAGAATGACAAAGTTAATGCAAAACACAATTTTGCTTGCTTCGAACCAACCTCTGCTCGCCACGCTGGAAGGCGACGATGAAATGGGCAAATTGGATCAAGCTTTTCATGCCATGGCTGACAATCTCGCCGAAGCGATGCGAAAAGAACGCGCTATTCTGGACAATGCCGTTGATGTAATTTGCTCGATCGGCTCAGATGGAAGATTTAGAGCCGTCAATCCAGCTTCATTAACAGTCTGGGGGTATGCAGCCGATGACCTGATCGGACGCCATTATGCAGACATCATCGCCCGCGAAGACGTTCAAAAATTCCGCGACACGATTGCACAAATCAAAGAGGCGTCCGGACCAATCATTATCGAAAATCTAGTCGTCGGTCCCGCTGAACAGCGAGCTCACATGCTCTGGTCAATACGCTGGAATCAATCTGAACAAACTCTCTTCTGTGTTGCACACGACATTTCAGACAGAAAGAGACTGGAGCAGTTGAAACAAGAGTTCCTCGCCGTGATAAGCCACGAGCTGCGCACGCCGCTAACATCTCTGCAAGCAACGTTGACTCTCATTTCACACGGACTGTACGGCAAATTGAATGAAAGCGGCGAAAAAAGAGTCCGGAGCGCAGAATCAAGCGCTTCTCGATTGATCATGTTAATCAACGATCTGCTCGATATGGAAAAGCTAGAAGCAGGCAAGCTGAGCATAACCTACGCGGACGTAAAAATTACCGATGTGGTAGAGAATTCAATCGAGGCGGTGCGTGGCTTTGCTGAAGATCACGAAGTTACTTTGAAAGCCACAGAGATATCAGCCGTCAAGGTTCTTGCAGACTCGGACAGACTAATCCAGGTATTAGTAAATCTCCTGTCAAACGCAATCAAGTTCTCACCGAAAGGCACCGCAGTCGAAATCAAGGTGGCACAGAGTCCTGAATTCACAGAGGTTCAGGTCATCGACCATGGTGCAGGCATTCCTGAAGGATACGAAAAAAAGGTTTTTGAGAAATACGAACAGGTACCTGCCAGCGGTCAAAAGACAAAAGTGAAAGGCACGGGACTGGGCCTGCCGATTTGCCGAGCCATCATCGAGCAGCATGGTGGCGCCATCGGTGTCAGACCCACAGACGGCGGCGGCAGCACCTTCTGGTTCACGATTCCACGAGAAAGTGCATAA
- a CDS encoding response regulator transcription factor: protein MAKILIVEDDKQLSELIVDWLTGEKYTPEPVYDGDEGLERLKFYKYDAIVLDWELPGISGPEICNQFRKGGGQTPILMLTGKKEIEDKTTGLDAGADDYLTKPFHMQELSARLRALLRRGSVDVSRTVLTAGHVSLDPVSRKVTSQGNEITLQPREYALLEFLLRHPNQPFSAEAIMDRVWSSESDASPDTVRLQIMRLRHKIDIEGKESMVRTIHRVGYMLVPGS, encoded by the coding sequence ATGGCAAAAATACTGATCGTTGAAGACGATAAACAACTCTCCGAGTTGATTGTTGACTGGTTGACCGGTGAAAAGTACACCCCTGAGCCGGTTTACGATGGCGACGAAGGATTGGAGCGTCTGAAATTTTACAAATATGATGCGATAGTTCTTGACTGGGAATTGCCTGGTATTTCTGGTCCGGAAATTTGCAATCAGTTTCGCAAAGGCGGCGGGCAAACGCCAATTCTCATGCTTACCGGTAAAAAGGAGATTGAGGATAAAACCACCGGTCTTGATGCGGGCGCTGATGATTATCTGACCAAGCCGTTTCATATGCAGGAATTGTCCGCGCGCTTGCGCGCATTGTTAAGGCGCGGCTCTGTTGATGTGAGTCGTACCGTTCTTACAGCTGGTCATGTTTCGCTTGATCCAGTGAGCAGGAAAGTTACCTCGCAAGGCAACGAAATCACTCTGCAACCACGCGAATATGCGCTGCTTGAATTTTTACTCAGACACCCAAATCAGCCGTTCAGTGCCGAGGCTATTATGGACCGAGTCTGGTCCTCCGAGTCCGATGCATCGCCGGATACTGTGCGTTTGCAAATCATGAGATTGCGGCACAAAATCGACATCGAAGGTAAGGAGTCGATGGTGCGCACAATCCACCGCGTCGGTTATATGTTGGTGCCGGGGTCTTGA
- a CDS encoding GatB/YqeY domain-containing protein, translated as MKFKEQLSAELKEAMKARDQVRVDTIRATLSAFTYKRTEVGKEELTDEEELAVIQKQVKQRNDSIAEYTKAGRTELMEKEVKERDILMTYLPAQKSEADVLEAVRKVIAEAQPQERNPGGIMKLIMPQMKGVADGNLVRRLVTEELNKG; from the coding sequence ATGAAATTCAAAGAGCAGCTTTCGGCAGAGTTGAAAGAAGCAATGAAAGCACGAGACCAGGTGCGAGTGGACACCATAAGAGCCACTCTGTCAGCTTTCACATACAAGCGTACCGAAGTCGGCAAAGAAGAACTGACCGACGAAGAAGAGCTGGCTGTCATTCAAAAGCAAGTCAAACAGCGAAATGATTCCATCGCCGAATACACCAAAGCCGGGCGCACAGAGCTGATGGAAAAGGAAGTCAAAGAGCGGGATATTTTGATGACCTATCTTCCCGCCCAGAAATCCGAAGCAGATGTGCTGGAAGCAGTGCGCAAGGTAATCGCTGAAGCGCAGCCACAAGAGCGGAATCCAGGCGGAATTATGAAATTGATCATGCCTCAGATGAAAGGCGTAGCAGATGGAAACCTGGTGCGCCGATTGGTCACCGAAGAACTGAACAAGGGCTGA
- a CDS encoding amidohydrolase: MKTTEAAFQQDLLQQARLAKSTIVGWRRAIHSNPELSFCEKQTSTLVGDTLAKLSFKVTRGIAGTGLIADIGSDSGNDKTIIIRADLDALPIEETPGLEYGSQNQGVMHACGHDAHVACALGAASLVASAFQSGAFKNGRVRFLFQPAEEMVNDEGKSGAAMMIAENALAGAQAMLALHVFPDVPMGEISIKEGQFLAACDSFDIRVRGSQSHGAYPQDGIDAIVLSAQVVQAIQTIISRKKSALDPAVMSLGGIKSTTYRHNIIAEEVTLTGTARYFDASLHEKLKYELSQACEIATILGGSYSLNYVQDNPPVINDPAITNLVKDCAAKLIGENNVKPAQLQMGADDFGFFSAAIPSCYFFLGAEIAGDRRKIHTPNFDIDEDCLPIGAALLTSAALTYLETD; the protein is encoded by the coding sequence TTGAAAACAACTGAAGCCGCCTTCCAACAAGATCTGTTGCAGCAAGCCCGTTTAGCCAAATCAACCATAGTCGGATGGCGACGTGCCATACATTCCAACCCCGAGCTGAGCTTTTGCGAAAAGCAGACCAGCACCCTTGTCGGCGACACTTTAGCAAAACTGAGCTTCAAAGTTACGCGAGGAATTGCCGGTACAGGACTGATCGCGGACATCGGCAGCGATAGCGGCAACGACAAGACAATCATCATTCGAGCCGATTTAGATGCTCTTCCAATCGAAGAGACGCCGGGACTGGAGTATGGCTCCCAAAATCAAGGAGTGATGCATGCCTGCGGTCACGATGCTCATGTGGCTTGCGCTCTCGGCGCTGCCTCCCTTGTGGCATCGGCGTTTCAGTCGGGTGCCTTCAAGAATGGTCGGGTCAGGTTTCTTTTCCAACCCGCAGAAGAGATGGTCAATGACGAGGGCAAGTCAGGTGCGGCGATGATGATCGCTGAAAACGCACTTGCAGGAGCCCAGGCAATGCTTGCTCTGCACGTTTTTCCAGATGTTCCCATGGGTGAAATATCGATAAAAGAGGGTCAGTTTCTAGCAGCGTGCGATTCATTCGATATTCGCGTTCGCGGCAGTCAAAGTCACGGTGCCTACCCGCAAGATGGCATAGACGCCATAGTCTTATCAGCTCAAGTTGTCCAGGCAATTCAAACCATTATTTCGCGAAAAAAGTCTGCTCTCGACCCTGCGGTGATGTCACTGGGCGGTATTAAAAGCACAACTTATCGCCACAACATTATCGCCGAAGAAGTTACTTTGACCGGTACAGCCCGGTATTTCGACGCATCTTTACACGAGAAATTGAAATACGAACTGAGTCAAGCCTGCGAGATTGCCACTATACTCGGTGGCAGTTATTCATTGAATTACGTTCAAGATAATCCGCCCGTGATCAACGACCCGGCCATCACGAACCTGGTGAAAGACTGCGCTGCCAAGTTGATCGGTGAGAATAATGTCAAGCCTGCACAGTTGCAAATGGGCGCCGATGACTTCGGCTTTTTCTCAGCAGCGATACCTTCCTGCTATTTCTTTCTGGGTGCTGAAATCGCCGGCGACAGAAGGAAGATACATACTCCAAATTTTGATATAGATGAAGACTGCCTGCCCATCGGCGCTGCTCTCCTGACAAGCGCAGCGCTGACGTATCTGGAGACGGATTAG
- a CDS encoding molybdenum cofactor carrier, producing MITRLIAGGQTGVERAALDAAIEAGVNIGGWCPKTRKAEDGVIPAIYPLTETFVAEYDQRTEWNARDSDGTLVIAWGTIIGGAYQTKSCCDYYHKPFLLVDLNEPNTNFDEIVDWIIDNNIRVLNVEGPRESHCEGIYNKAKLFISELLRIPIDSLATA from the coding sequence GTGATCACTCGACTAATTGCAGGCGGACAAACAGGCGTGGAAAGAGCGGCCCTTGACGCAGCCATCGAGGCAGGCGTGAATATCGGCGGCTGGTGTCCCAAAACACGAAAAGCCGAAGATGGCGTTATTCCGGCAATTTATCCGTTAACCGAGACCTTCGTAGCCGAGTACGACCAGCGTACCGAGTGGAACGCCAGAGATTCAGACGGCACCCTCGTAATCGCCTGGGGAACCATTATCGGCGGTGCGTATCAGACAAAAAGTTGCTGTGATTACTACCATAAACCCTTTTTGCTCGTTGACCTGAACGAACCCAATACCAATTTCGATGAAATCGTAGATTGGATTATCGATAACAACATTCGTGTTCTTAATGTTGAGGGTCCACGAGAAAGTCACTGCGAAGGGATTTACAATAAAGCAAAACTGTTCATCTCTGAACTTTTGCGCATCCCTATCGATTCCCTTGCCACCGCCTGA